Proteins found in one Brevibacillus brevis genomic segment:
- the cntA gene encoding staphylopine-dependent metal ABC transporter substrate-binding lipoprotein — MTRRMGSLLRTFMVSVVLLVGCSNGDMEKTESTNKGKEIVYATSKDINDMNPHFYSGSMPAQGMVYESLVENTEDGIKPSLAESWEVSEDGKVYTFHLRKNVTFHDGELFNAEAVKKNIEAVQSNASKHSWIKLSTKIVACNVLDEYTVELVLSEPYYPTLVELSMTRPYVFISPKNFVNGGTKDGVSGYNGTGPYKLTEHKVDQYAVFETNENYWGGPPKVKKITAKVLPAGETTFLALQKGEVNFVFTDDRGANSLDVAAMNQFVESGEHQIIRSQPMNTGIIVANSSKTESPVYEKAVRVAFWHAIDRETISKQIFEGTEQPAYTLFSSNVNYANVKLEKRGYDLEKAKKILEEEGWVIGNAGEFRTKNGKPLTVKLYYDVNSSTQKTQAELIQNTVKRIGVHLEIIGEESSSIANRRSTGDYDLLFNQTWGLAYDPQSTIAAFTSKSSYYHSTRGIAQADELYKKIEEVMVTTDEEHRKSLYTDILTMVHEEAVFIPITNGRVTILAPKNLQGISFKQTQFELPFERMYFE; from the coding sequence ATGACAAGAAGAATGGGATCTTTATTAAGGACTTTCATGGTCTCCGTCGTTCTGCTGGTTGGCTGCAGTAACGGTGATATGGAAAAAACGGAGTCAACCAATAAAGGGAAAGAGATCGTGTATGCCACTTCGAAAGATATTAACGATATGAACCCACATTTTTATTCCGGCTCCATGCCAGCTCAAGGGATGGTGTACGAATCGTTGGTGGAAAATACAGAAGATGGGATCAAACCTTCGTTGGCTGAATCTTGGGAAGTTTCCGAAGATGGAAAAGTCTACACGTTTCATTTGAGAAAAAACGTGACGTTTCATGATGGAGAGCTGTTTAATGCGGAAGCAGTAAAAAAGAATATCGAAGCGGTGCAAAGCAATGCAAGCAAGCATTCCTGGATCAAGCTATCAACAAAGATCGTGGCCTGCAATGTACTCGATGAGTATACGGTTGAACTGGTCTTATCCGAACCGTACTACCCGACTCTGGTCGAATTGTCGATGACAAGACCTTATGTATTCATCTCGCCAAAAAATTTTGTGAACGGGGGAACCAAAGATGGTGTTAGTGGTTATAACGGAACGGGTCCCTATAAGCTCACTGAGCATAAAGTCGATCAGTATGCCGTATTTGAAACGAATGAAAATTATTGGGGTGGCCCACCTAAAGTGAAGAAAATCACAGCCAAAGTACTTCCCGCAGGAGAAACTACTTTCTTGGCACTGCAAAAGGGAGAAGTCAACTTTGTATTTACGGATGATCGAGGAGCTAATAGTCTCGATGTGGCAGCCATGAATCAATTTGTTGAATCAGGTGAACACCAAATCATTCGCAGTCAACCAATGAACACAGGCATAATTGTCGCCAATAGCAGCAAAACAGAGAGCCCTGTATATGAAAAGGCTGTACGCGTAGCGTTTTGGCATGCGATTGACAGAGAGACCATCAGCAAACAAATATTTGAAGGCACGGAACAACCAGCGTATACCCTTTTCTCTTCGAATGTGAATTACGCCAACGTGAAATTAGAGAAGCGGGGGTACGATTTGGAAAAAGCGAAGAAGATTTTGGAGGAGGAAGGCTGGGTTATCGGGAATGCGGGCGAATTCAGAACGAAAAACGGAAAGCCATTAACAGTGAAGCTCTATTATGATGTAAATTCGTCCACGCAAAAAACGCAGGCTGAATTGATTCAAAATACGGTAAAAAGGATTGGGGTTCATCTGGAGATTATTGGCGAGGAGTCATCTTCGATTGCGAACAGAAGGTCTACAGGTGACTATGACCTGCTTTTTAATCAAACATGGGGACTCGCGTATGATCCGCAGAGCACAATCGCTGCTTTTACCTCCAAGTCTTCCTATTACCATTCGACAAGAGGCATCGCGCAAGCTGATGAGCTCTATAAAAAAATAGAAGAAGTCATGGTGACGACTGATGAGGAACATAGAAAATCGTTATATACCGATATTTTGACCATGGTCCATGAGGAAGCCGTATTTATTCCGATTACGAATGGAAGAGTCACGATCCTGGCTCCCAAAAACCTGCAGGGTATCTCGTTTAAGCAAACGCAATTCGAGCTTCCATTTGAGCGGATGTACTTTGAATAA
- the opp1B gene encoding nickel/cobalt ABC transporter permease: MGSYIIKRFMLSIPLVLIVSFVTFSFIHLSPMDPAEVVLHSQGIPTITDELLAQTRAKLGMDQPFLTRYVNWVASCLQLDFGDSYITGKPVWSMLGPAFFHTLKLTLVSAFAIVSLSIVLGVACALNAGKWVDKSVRGVSFFLTSMPSYWLAALLIWYFSVKLDLLPTSGMESYKSYVLPVVVITISYAGIYFRIIRSSMLSNMNEDYVLYARACGLSEKKIAMHILRNSLQVAISVFCMAIPIILGSTVVVENIFAWPGLGTLSVKSILSRDFPIIQAYVLVLAVAFILFNTVSDIINAALKPKIRDGL, encoded by the coding sequence ATGGGTAGCTATATCATCAAAAGGTTCATGCTATCGATTCCTTTGGTCCTGATCGTATCGTTTGTAACGTTTTCTTTCATTCATCTATCTCCCATGGATCCTGCCGAAGTGGTCCTGCATTCGCAAGGCATCCCCACAATAACGGATGAGTTACTTGCGCAAACCAGAGCGAAACTTGGGATGGACCAACCCTTTTTGACCCGGTACGTAAACTGGGTTGCTTCATGCTTGCAGCTTGATTTTGGAGATTCATACATAACGGGAAAACCCGTGTGGTCTATGCTAGGACCAGCCTTTTTCCACACATTAAAGCTGACGTTGGTTTCGGCCTTTGCCATCGTTTCGCTGTCCATCGTTTTGGGAGTGGCATGCGCATTGAACGCAGGCAAATGGGTGGACAAATCAGTCAGAGGCGTTTCATTTTTCCTGACATCGATGCCGTCCTATTGGCTCGCCGCTCTGCTGATCTGGTATTTTTCCGTCAAGCTGGATTTGCTTCCGACAAGCGGAATGGAATCGTACAAAAGCTATGTATTGCCCGTTGTTGTGATTACAATCAGCTATGCCGGCATCTATTTTCGAATCATCAGAAGTTCCATGTTAAGCAACATGAATGAAGACTATGTTCTCTACGCAAGGGCATGCGGCTTATCGGAGAAAAAGATCGCGATGCACATTCTCAGAAATTCATTGCAGGTGGCCATTTCCGTATTTTGCATGGCGATTCCCATCATTTTGGGAAGCACAGTCGTCGTGGAAAACATCTTTGCTTGGCCGGGACTCGGTACGCTAAGCGTCAAATCCATTTTAAGCAGGGATTTTCCGATCATTCAAGCCTATGTCCTTGTGTTGGCAGTCGCTTTTATTCTGTTCAACACCGTTTCCGACATCATCAATGCGGCATTGAAACCCAAAATAAGGGATGGTCTATAG
- the cntC gene encoding staphylopine uptake ABC transporter permease subunit CntC: MNRLQNVWKDKVAVLSLSIISLTAMAGIFAPFVAPHDPAEVHMELRFASASWEYLLGNDHLGRCVLSRLIYAIRPSMLWVFAALLLSVLIGSIVGVLAGYFRGKTDAFLMRVCDVILSFPGYVMTLAIIGILGVGFENVIIAFVLMKWAWFARIIRASVMQYAESDYVKFSKAIGASNMGIMIRHMIPVALPDIAVISSSSFGSMILQISGFSFLGLGIQAPEAEWGMMLNEARDVMFSRPEFMLAPGLTIVIVVSAINYLSDTLQVALDPKLMTSTYNQQGLIRASAVKLEGKGVATGR, translated from the coding sequence ATGAATCGATTACAAAATGTGTGGAAAGACAAGGTTGCTGTCCTATCCTTATCCATTATCTCGCTTACAGCAATGGCTGGGATATTTGCACCTTTCGTTGCACCGCATGATCCCGCAGAAGTACATATGGAGCTTCGATTTGCATCCGCATCATGGGAGTATCTCTTGGGCAACGACCACTTAGGGCGATGCGTTTTATCCAGACTCATTTACGCGATTCGTCCCAGCATGCTATGGGTCTTCGCTGCGCTGCTCCTATCTGTATTGATTGGGTCAATTGTAGGGGTTCTTGCGGGTTACTTTCGTGGAAAAACAGATGCCTTCTTGATGCGTGTTTGCGATGTAATCCTTTCTTTTCCGGGATATGTCATGACCCTGGCGATTATCGGCATTTTGGGAGTAGGCTTTGAAAATGTAATCATCGCCTTTGTATTGATGAAATGGGCGTGGTTTGCTCGAATCATCAGAGCGTCAGTCATGCAATATGCGGAATCCGACTATGTAAAATTCTCAAAGGCAATCGGCGCAAGCAATATGGGAATCATGATCAGGCACATGATTCCGGTTGCATTGCCCGACATTGCTGTCATTTCAAGCAGCTCCTTCGGTTCGATGATTTTGCAAATATCGGGATTCTCTTTCCTCGGTTTAGGCATTCAAGCACCGGAAGCAGAGTGGGGCATGATGTTGAATGAAGCGAGAGACGTCATGTTTTCCCGCCCGGAATTCATGCTAGCACCCGGTTTGACCATCGTGATCGTCGTATCGGCCATTAACTATTTGTCTGATACGCTTCAAGTTGCTTTAGATCCCAAATTGATGACTTCTACCTATAACCAGCAAGGGTTAATAAGAGCCTCTGCCGTGAAGCTCGAAGGAAAAGGGGTGGCAACCGGGAGATGA
- the cntD gene encoding staphylopine uptake ABC transporter ATP-binding protein CntD, translated as MNILEVNNLKIWDSRNDQVIVPNSSFHVKQGSCLAIVGESGSGKSVTCKAIMRLNKAGLRQSGDILLRGENLMELSEQEMRKKRGKQLCMILQNGMRAFDPSCVVGVHLKETLVEHFGWSRDEITTKMKNAMESVMLKDPIEVMNKYPHQLSGGTLQRVMIALAIVLEPDILIADEPTTALDTISQFEVVEQFLQLRDRMGCSMIFISHDLGIVKLMADEVLVMKEGEIVENGMTQAIFSEPQHTYTRYLLSTKLAMNQHFKRVMGGVSIAER; from the coding sequence ATGAACATTTTGGAGGTAAATAACCTGAAAATCTGGGACAGCCGCAATGATCAAGTGATCGTTCCAAACAGTTCCTTTCATGTGAAGCAGGGAAGCTGTCTGGCCATTGTTGGAGAAAGCGGAAGCGGGAAGTCGGTTACGTGCAAGGCTATCATGCGATTGAATAAGGCCGGGCTTCGCCAATCGGGAGACATTCTATTACGAGGAGAAAACCTCATGGAGCTCTCAGAACAGGAGATGAGGAAAAAGAGGGGAAAGCAGCTTTGTATGATTTTACAGAATGGCATGCGTGCCTTTGATCCCTCTTGCGTGGTGGGCGTTCATTTAAAGGAAACGCTAGTGGAGCATTTTGGATGGAGCCGTGACGAAATCACAACCAAAATGAAAAATGCCATGGAAAGCGTCATGCTGAAAGACCCGATAGAGGTAATGAATAAGTATCCCCACCAGTTGTCGGGTGGAACGCTGCAGCGGGTCATGATTGCGCTGGCTATCGTATTGGAGCCTGACATTCTGATTGCGGATGAACCCACGACAGCACTCGATACAATCTCGCAGTTCGAAGTGGTTGAACAGTTCCTGCAATTGCGCGATCGAATGGGCTGCTCGATGATCTTCATCTCTCACGATTTAGGGATTGTCAAATTAATGGCAGATGAGGTTCTCGTCATGAAAGAAGGAGAAATTGTTGAAAACGGGATGACCCAAGCCATCTTCTCTGAACCGCAGCATACCTATACCCGCTACTTGCTCTCCACGAAGCTGGCGATGAATCAACATTTTAAGAGGGTCATGGGAGGAGTTAGTATTGCTGAGCGTTGA
- a CDS encoding ABC transporter ATP-binding protein: MLSVECVEKSYRKGGLFSREREQVLSNISFECKSGECLGIIGESGSGKSTLGRLLLGIEKPDRGTILFEGKKVEDRKVRTGNISAVFQDYTSSINPLYTIEDAIREPLQMKRRGRKDVRSEIDHLLSQVGLDPSYRKKYPHELSGGEAQRVCIARAISTEPRCILFDEAISSLDGSVQMQVLDLLKDLRKRYKIGYIFITHDIQAAAYICDRVMIIRNGEIEEIVRVEELKDVQSAYTKKLLQMTIA, encoded by the coding sequence TTGCTGAGCGTTGAGTGTGTAGAGAAATCATACAGAAAAGGCGGATTGTTCTCAAGGGAAAGAGAGCAAGTGTTGAGTAACATTAGCTTCGAATGCAAGTCTGGGGAGTGTCTCGGCATCATCGGAGAAAGCGGAAGTGGTAAATCGACATTAGGAAGATTGCTCCTGGGGATAGAAAAGCCTGATCGAGGTACCATCTTGTTTGAGGGCAAAAAAGTAGAGGATCGAAAAGTAAGAACAGGGAATATCAGCGCTGTATTTCAAGATTACACTTCTTCGATCAATCCATTATATACGATTGAGGATGCCATTCGGGAGCCTTTGCAAATGAAAAGAAGGGGACGAAAAGATGTTCGAAGCGAGATTGATCATTTATTAAGTCAAGTAGGGTTGGATCCTTCCTATCGAAAGAAATATCCTCATGAGCTATCAGGGGGGGAGGCTCAGAGGGTATGCATAGCGAGAGCCATTTCAACGGAACCGAGATGCATTCTATTCGATGAAGCAATCAGTTCATTGGATGGGTCTGTGCAAATGCAAGTGCTTGATTTACTAAAAGACTTGAGAAAACGTTACAAGATTGGCTATATCTTCATCACTCATGATATACAGGCTGCCGCCTATATTTGCGACAGAGTCATGATCATACGAAATGGTGAGATCGAAGAGATTGTGAGGGTTGAAGAATTAAAAGATGTTCAATCCGCCTATACGAAGAAACTGCTGCAAATGACTATTGCTTAA
- the cntE gene encoding staphylopine family metallophore export MFS transporter CntE, which yields MRGALSWPFLRLYILTLLYFSANSILNVIIPLKGAELGATNTTIGVVMGAYLFTTMFFRPWAGHIIQKHGPIKVLRTILIFNGAALILYTFTELEGFIVARILQGMCTAFFSMALQLGIIDALPDKDRSQGISLYSLCAYLPGIIGPLLALGIWQAGDSSYFTVAMVTIAILTGVVGYSASIDKKVAEPAPGQTEQGATMLGSVSQLVKNPYLCKCSVLMLVASIIFGAVTTFIPLYAVQINYGNAGIFLMLQAGTVVLSRFVLRKKIPSDGKWRSSFMMGIMLILAVAALSVSFSSVGGAAFLYVGAILMGIAQALLYPTLTTYLTFVLPKTDRNVLIGLFIAMADLGVSLGGVIMGPVADHFSYSFMYMICAILGVTMIIFAYERSKASVGLQ from the coding sequence ATGAGAGGGGCTCTGTCTTGGCCATTTTTACGATTATACATATTGACTCTTTTGTATTTTAGTGCGAACTCTATTCTGAATGTCATTATTCCGTTAAAGGGTGCAGAGTTGGGTGCGACCAATACAACAATTGGAGTCGTTATGGGAGCGTATCTGTTTACAACCATGTTTTTTCGGCCGTGGGCAGGCCATATCATCCAAAAACATGGACCAATCAAAGTGCTCCGCACGATTCTTATTTTCAATGGAGCGGCTCTCATTTTATATACGTTTACTGAATTAGAGGGGTTTATTGTTGCCCGAATTCTGCAAGGGATGTGTACCGCTTTTTTCTCCATGGCCTTACAGCTAGGGATTATTGATGCGTTGCCGGACAAGGATCGTTCACAAGGGATCTCTCTGTATTCCTTATGTGCTTATTTGCCTGGTATTATTGGCCCTCTACTCGCTTTAGGCATCTGGCAAGCGGGGGATAGCTCATATTTTACAGTTGCCATGGTCACCATTGCGATCCTTACAGGAGTAGTGGGTTATAGCGCCAGCATCGACAAAAAAGTAGCTGAGCCTGCTCCGGGTCAGACTGAACAGGGAGCAACCATGCTTGGTTCCGTGAGCCAATTGGTCAAAAACCCGTATTTATGTAAATGCAGCGTCCTGATGCTGGTGGCATCCATTATATTTGGAGCTGTGACAACCTTTATACCGCTGTACGCTGTACAAATCAACTACGGGAATGCGGGAATTTTCCTGATGCTTCAAGCGGGTACCGTCGTATTATCACGGTTTGTGTTGAGAAAAAAAATTCCATCAGACGGCAAGTGGCGTTCCTCGTTTATGATGGGAATTATGCTCATTCTTGCGGTAGCGGCGTTAAGTGTAAGCTTTTCTAGCGTGGGTGGAGCAGCCTTTCTCTACGTAGGGGCCATATTAATGGGAATTGCTCAAGCCCTTCTTTATCCAACGTTAACGACGTATTTGACATTTGTTCTACCAAAGACGGATCGCAATGTGTTAATCGGGTTATTCATAGCTATGGCCGATTTGGGTGTTTCTCTGGGAGGAGTCATCATGGGGCCAGTTGCTGATCATTTCTCTTATTCCTTTATGTATATGATTTGTGCAATCTTAGGTGTGACGATGATCATTTTTGCCTATGAACGAAGCAAAGCTTCTGTTGGATTACAATAA
- a CDS encoding PAS domain-containing sensor histidine kinase, whose amino-acid sequence MDQSPTCFERSGDEGKAMDNGYLKQIFDHLQDGIILMDQERKIMVMNPSAEKMTGWKRGEKVPFCSYCQNRELEPGEERCYLLAKREVPYFLSAMPTYEGRYVDMEMSTAVIYENGEQNMQDVLLVLKDMTVKKKEEEVRISKQVLQKTLEAQENEHKRLARELHDGVGQSLYSVSVGIQAIQARLNEKGQFRDFMQEIVNELEKAIQDVKLYSLQLRPHSLDQLGLIPTVRHLVSSLNKAHQDVSITFSYSNVSDHFQPNLEINLYRVIQESLHNALKYAKATLIEVILYKEDDLLTLLIQDNGIGFVRDQVQVGLGLKHMEERVDQMEGTLQIQSVLHEGTSIKVTVVGQGGGVE is encoded by the coding sequence ATGGATCAAAGTCCGACTTGTTTTGAACGCTCTGGCGATGAAGGAAAGGCGATGGATAACGGGTATCTGAAACAAATCTTCGACCACTTGCAGGACGGGATTATTCTCATGGATCAGGAACGAAAAATCATGGTAATGAACCCATCCGCAGAGAAAATGACCGGTTGGAAACGAGGAGAAAAGGTCCCGTTCTGCTCCTACTGCCAAAACAGAGAGTTGGAACCGGGAGAAGAACGATGTTATTTGCTCGCCAAACGGGAGGTTCCCTATTTTCTTTCTGCGATGCCTACCTATGAAGGACGGTACGTAGACATGGAGATGAGCACGGCTGTCATCTATGAAAATGGTGAACAAAACATGCAGGATGTCCTATTAGTTTTAAAAGATATGACGGTCAAGAAAAAAGAAGAGGAGGTCAGAATCTCCAAGCAGGTGCTGCAAAAAACGCTAGAAGCTCAAGAAAATGAACATAAGCGCCTGGCCCGTGAGCTGCACGACGGCGTAGGACAATCCTTGTATTCCGTTTCGGTAGGCATTCAAGCGATTCAAGCGCGCCTCAACGAGAAAGGACAATTCCGGGACTTCATGCAAGAGATCGTAAATGAGCTGGAAAAAGCGATACAAGACGTCAAGCTGTATTCTCTACAGCTGCGTCCGCATAGTCTCGATCAACTGGGTCTGATTCCTACGGTACGGCATCTGGTTTCCAGCTTGAACAAAGCACATCAGGATGTTTCCATTACCTTTTCCTACAGTAATGTCAGTGATCATTTTCAGCCAAACTTGGAAATCAATCTGTACCGTGTCATCCAGGAAAGCTTACATAATGCACTGAAGTACGCGAAGGCGACACTCATTGAGGTGATCTTGTACAAGGAGGACGACCTACTGACTTTGCTGATTCAGGACAATGGAATTGGATTTGTGCGCGATCAGGTTCAAGTTGGTCTGGGCCTCAAACATATGGAAGAACGAGTGGATCAAATGGAGGGGACTCTTCAGATTCAATCCGTGCTTCACGAAGGTACTTCGATCAAGGTAACGGTAGTAGGACAGGGAGGGGGAGTAGAGTGA
- a CDS encoding response regulator: protein MIRVLLVDDHTMIRKGLRVLLESYSQIKIVGESHTGNDAILKANELKPDVVLMDLSLPNGLDGFTASNEIRKSNSFAKIVILTMHDEEIFVQKAITVGAHGYILKNSHGELLYQAIVEVYRGKRFYKTSVSQEIINLWLKSDAKTIPSVLTLREKELVRLIVLGYTNKEIADKLLISVKTVENHKTNIMQKLGLDSKHQLIQYAIKNRYLDLAF, encoded by the coding sequence GTGATACGGGTGCTTTTGGTTGATGATCACACGATGATTCGGAAGGGATTGCGTGTGCTTCTCGAAAGTTACTCTCAAATTAAAATTGTCGGAGAGAGTCACACAGGCAATGATGCCATCCTGAAAGCCAATGAGCTAAAACCCGATGTAGTGCTCATGGATTTGTCATTGCCGAATGGGCTGGATGGGTTTACCGCGAGCAATGAGATTCGCAAGTCGAATTCTTTCGCGAAAATCGTCATCTTGACCATGCATGACGAGGAGATTTTTGTCCAGAAAGCCATCACCGTCGGAGCCCATGGATACATTTTAAAAAACAGCCATGGAGAGCTGCTGTATCAAGCCATTGTGGAGGTTTACAGAGGCAAGCGCTTTTACAAGACTTCTGTATCGCAAGAGATCATTAATCTATGGCTGAAATCGGATGCCAAAACGATACCTTCTGTTTTAACGCTACGTGAAAAGGAGCTAGTCAGACTCATTGTGCTTGGCTATACCAATAAGGAAATAGCAGATAAGCTGTTGATCAGTGTCAAAACTGTGGAGAACCACAAAACGAATATCATGCAGAAACTAGGACTGGATTCTAAGCATCAATTGATCCAATACGCCATAAAAAATAGATATCTCGATTTGGCGTTTTAA
- a CDS encoding FAD/NAD(P)-binding oxidoreductase, translating to MAKQVHYTVVIVGAGSAGISVAARLVRASKRLRGQVAIIDPASKHYYQPLWTLVGGGAAKKEKSERDLSALIPAGVDWICDAVTMFQPEQHTLHTKQGAVFSYDYLVVAAGLQLDWEGVKGLKDAVGKNGVCSNYAYQTVESTWEAIRSFKGGTAIFTHPNSPVKCGGAPQKIMYLADDYFRKLQVRNQSQIIFASAKGSIFDVPTYANTLNNVIRRKNIETRYKHNLLEVRADTKEAVFENLETKEQEVWKYDMLHVTPPMKAPDFIANSALADTGGWVDVDPFTLVHKRFPTIFGIGDCTNLPTSKTGAAIRKQAPVVEKNLLALINGTPLAAKYDGYTSCPLVTGYNKLVLAEFDYNLTPCETFPFDQSKERFSMYLMKRELLPILYWNGMLKGLM from the coding sequence ATGGCAAAACAAGTACACTATACGGTTGTCATCGTGGGAGCAGGCTCAGCCGGTATCTCTGTTGCTGCCCGTCTCGTCCGGGCTTCCAAAAGGCTCAGAGGACAAGTCGCCATCATCGATCCCGCATCCAAGCATTATTATCAGCCTTTGTGGACATTAGTCGGAGGTGGTGCTGCAAAAAAGGAGAAATCCGAGCGTGATCTCTCTGCACTGATTCCCGCAGGCGTCGACTGGATTTGCGATGCGGTCACCATGTTTCAACCAGAACAACATACGCTTCATACGAAACAGGGGGCCGTCTTTTCCTATGACTACCTCGTTGTTGCTGCCGGTCTGCAACTAGATTGGGAAGGGGTAAAGGGCTTGAAGGATGCCGTTGGGAAAAACGGTGTTTGCAGCAACTACGCATACCAAACGGTTGAAAGTACATGGGAAGCCATCCGGAGTTTTAAAGGCGGTACTGCCATTTTTACCCACCCGAATTCACCCGTAAAGTGTGGCGGGGCCCCTCAGAAAATCATGTATTTGGCCGATGACTACTTTCGCAAGCTACAAGTTCGCAATCAGTCACAGATCATTTTTGCATCGGCAAAGGGAAGTATTTTTGACGTTCCAACGTATGCTAATACCCTCAACAACGTCATTCGTCGAAAGAACATCGAAACGAGATACAAGCACAACCTATTGGAAGTGCGGGCGGATACGAAAGAAGCTGTATTCGAGAATCTGGAAACCAAAGAGCAGGAAGTATGGAAGTATGACATGCTTCATGTGACCCCTCCCATGAAAGCGCCCGATTTCATTGCAAACAGCGCATTGGCAGACACAGGGGGTTGGGTGGATGTCGATCCATTTACACTTGTGCACAAAAGGTTTCCCACTATTTTCGGTATTGGCGATTGCACGAATCTTCCCACGTCCAAAACCGGAGCTGCGATTCGCAAACAGGCACCAGTCGTCGAGAAAAACCTGCTCGCGCTGATCAATGGGACTCCATTGGCTGCCAAGTATGACGGTTATACATCCTGCCCACTCGTAACGGGGTACAACAAACTCGTGCTAGCCGAATTTGATTACAACCTGACACCGTGTGAAACCTTTCCTTTTGACCAATCCAAAGAGAGATTCAGTATGTACCTGATGAAAAGAGAACTGCTTCCCATCCTTTATTGGAATGGCATGCTTAAAGGATTGATGTAA
- a CDS encoding MBL fold metallo-hydrolase, whose protein sequence is MLLRYFFDEKLAHASYLVGCQKTGEAIVIDPARNLAPYFQVAKAEGVTIVAATETHIHADFVSGARELGAVHQAKLFLSNEGDEDWKYQYLEGLDHQLVHDGDRFFIGNLLFEVMHTPGHTPESISFLLTDHGGNADRPIGIFTGDFVFVGDIGRPDLLEKAAGMKGTSESGARDMFQSLQKFKQLPDYMQVWPAHGAGSACGKALGAVPSSTVGYEKLFNWAMSHSSEEEFVQALLDGQPEPPTYFAVMKRVNKEGPALLKELPVVQEFNSLEAVKESVENGQLIDTRPFQKFAKGHLAGTLHIPFNKSFANWAGWIVDYNRPVHILANPDELDEILQALHSVGIDHVTGYIDCGKLIEREASSLETIEEVTPLEIADRVEKGEVHVVDVRNLAEWKEGHIPDAQHIMLGTLAVRLVEIPREKPLLVQCRSGARSAIGASILKANGFKEVMNLSGGILKWQRDGLAVVELG, encoded by the coding sequence ATGTTATTGCGTTACTTTTTTGATGAGAAATTGGCCCATGCATCCTATCTGGTTGGCTGCCAAAAAACCGGGGAGGCGATTGTGATCGATCCTGCCCGTAATCTGGCTCCTTATTTTCAAGTCGCCAAAGCAGAGGGAGTTACCATTGTAGCCGCCACGGAAACCCACATTCACGCTGATTTTGTATCTGGTGCAAGGGAATTGGGGGCAGTTCACCAAGCGAAGCTGTTTTTATCCAATGAGGGCGATGAAGACTGGAAATATCAATACTTGGAGGGTTTGGACCATCAGCTTGTCCACGATGGAGATCGTTTTTTTATCGGAAACTTGCTATTTGAAGTTATGCATACGCCTGGCCATACGCCTGAGAGCATCTCCTTCCTTTTGACTGACCATGGAGGGAATGCAGATCGCCCCATCGGGATCTTCACGGGAGATTTCGTCTTTGTCGGCGATATCGGCAGACCGGATTTGCTCGAAAAAGCGGCGGGAATGAAGGGTACGTCCGAGTCAGGTGCACGAGACATGTTCCAGTCCCTCCAAAAATTCAAGCAACTGCCGGATTATATGCAGGTATGGCCAGCTCATGGCGCAGGAAGTGCTTGCGGGAAAGCACTGGGGGCCGTGCCGTCTTCTACCGTCGGCTACGAAAAACTCTTTAACTGGGCGATGTCACACTCTAGTGAAGAGGAATTCGTTCAGGCACTCCTTGATGGACAACCAGAGCCGCCAACGTATTTTGCAGTGATGAAGCGCGTGAATAAGGAAGGCCCTGCTTTGCTCAAGGAACTCCCCGTTGTTCAAGAGTTCAACTCGCTTGAAGCGGTCAAGGAATCGGTGGAAAACGGACAGCTGATCGATACGCGTCCTTTTCAGAAATTTGCGAAGGGGCATCTGGCGGGAACTCTTCACATTCCTTTTAACAAGTCATTTGCCAACTGGGCGGGCTGGATTGTCGATTACAATCGCCCGGTTCACATTCTGGCCAACCCAGATGAGCTGGACGAGATTTTGCAAGCCCTGCATTCCGTAGGGATTGATCATGTCACAGGATATATCGACTGCGGCAAGTTAATAGAAAGGGAAGCGTCTTCGCTCGAGACAATCGAGGAGGTAACACCGCTGGAGATTGCAGATCGCGTGGAAAAAGGAGAGGTTCACGTAGTAGATGTTCGTAATTTGGCTGAGTGGAAGGAAGGACACATTCCGGATGCACAGCACATCATGCTCGGTACACTCGCCGTGCGGCTGGTTGAGATTCCTCGCGAGAAGCCACTTCTTGTACAGTGCCGTTCCGGTGCCCGATCCGCTATTGGCGCCAGCATTCTGAAAGCAAACGGATTCAAAGAAGTGATGAATTTGAGCGGCGGAATATTGAAATGGCAACGAGACGGCTTGGCAGTCGTAGAACTAGGATAA